The stretch of DNA TGGATGGGCCGCTCCTGGAACAGAGCCGGGATATGCCGCCCGTAAACCCCGTTTTTTTTAGGGCGGCCATGGTGGCCAACCTGGCCATAAAACCCTTAAAAGGCGCCGGGGACTATTCCTTTACCTGGCGCATAGGCAAGCCCCGTTGGCTCCCCTCCCCCCGTAAATCTTCCCCCAGGGAAATTTCCTAATATGACGAACTGTTTGCGCATTGCCGGAGCATCGATACTCCTGGACATAAAGGCCGTGCCGGGTTCCTCAAAATCACAAATCGCAGGCCTCAGCGAAAACCGCCTGCGGATAAAAATCGCCGCAGCCCCCGAAGACGGCAAGGCCAACGCGGAACTCCGCTCCTTCCTGGCAAAGACCCTGGACTGCCCCAAGAAAGACATCACCCTTACTGCGGGGGAAAAGTCCCGGCTTAAAACTCTGGCTCTGCCATTGACGGTGCGGGAGAAGCTGGAAAAAATTATTGCTAATTCCTAATTCCCAATTTCTCGTTGTACAGATCGAGGTTAACCCTGTCGAAGCACACAAAGACTAACTTGGTTATGGATGGTGTTTTTGGCAGGGTTTCCATTACCGCGTCTATGGCCACGGCAACGGCCAGTTCCTTTGGGTAGCCGTAGACCCCGGTACTGATATTTGGGAAAGCAATACTGTGGCAGGCTGAATCCCGGGCAAGGATGATGCTGTTCCGGTAGCAGGAAGCCAGTAAGGCCGGTTCGCCCCGGGAGCCTCCGTACCAGACCGGGCCCACGGTGTGGATGATTTTCCTGCAGGGCAGCTTGTAGGCGCCGGTGATAACCGCCTCCCCTGCGGGACAGGGACCGCCCTCTACATCCCGGCGCGCTTCGGCGATACGACGGCACTCCGCTAAAAGCTCCGGCCCCGCAGCCCGGTGTATGGCTCCGTCCACGCCGCCCCCGCCTAAAAGGCTTGAGTTAGCGGCGTTCACGATGGCGTCAACCGAAAGCTTGGTTATATCGCCGAGAACGGCTTCAACGGTGCAGGTAATCATGCTACAAGTATAGTGTATTGGTGGAAGAAAAAAAAGAGCTCGGCGGTTTACGAAATCCCCAAATTTTGCTACACTTGGTCTATAAAAACCCTGGAGGAAAAGCATGGCAGCGCGGATACCTATGAAAAATCCAATCGCCGAGATCGACGGGGACGAAATGACCCGGGTGCTCTGGGCTCTGGTAAAGGAAAAACTGCTCCTTCCCTACGTGGATCTCAAGACCGAATACTACGATCTCAGCCTGACGAACCGGGAAGCCACGGGGGATGCGGTCACCGCCGAATCCGCCCACGCCATCAGCCGCCTGGGGGTTGGGGTAAAGTGCGCCACCATCACCGCCAACAATGCCCGTAAAACCGAGTATGGGTTAAAGACCCTGTACCCAAGCCCGAACGCCACCATCCGGGCAATCCTTGACGGGACGGTGTTCCGCAAACCTATAGTGGCATCCTGTATTACCCCCAGTGTTTCTACCTGGAAGAAGCCCATCGTTATTGCCCGCCATGCCTACGGCGATATCTATAAAAGCGCAGAAATGTTGATCCCCGGCCCCGGCAAGGTAGAGTTGGTGTATACCGCCGCCGATGGATCCGAAAAACGTACTCCGGTGGCGGACATGAAGGGCAGCGGCGTGGTCCTGGGGATGCACAACCTGGATGAATCAATTAAGAGCTTTGCCCGCGCCTGCTTCCTCTACGCCGTCAATGAAAAGCTCCCCATCTGGTTTTCCACTAAGGATACTATTTCTAAAACCTACGATGGCCGGTTTAAGGAACTGTTCAATCAAATATACGAAACTGAGTTTAAGGATACATGCGCCGCCGCGGGAATCAGCTACTTCTACACCCTCATCGACGATGCGGTAGCCCGGGTGGTCAAGGGTGAGGGCGGCTTTCTCTGGGCCTGCAAAAACTACGATGGCGATGTGATGAGCGACATGGTCGCCAGCGCCTCCGGGAGCCTCGCCATGATGACCAGCGTCCTGGTTTCCCCCCAGGGGCCGGTGGAATACGAAGCGGCCCACGGAACAGTGCAGCAGCATTACTACCGCTGGCAGAAGGGCGAAAAGACCAGCACCAACCCTGTGGCCCTGATTTTTGCCTGGACCGGCGCCTTAGCAAAAAGAGCGGAGCTTGATAACACGCCGGAGCTGGGAGATTTTGCAAAAAAGCTGGAACGCGCCGCTCTGGCAGCCATAGAAGCCGGGGAAATGACCGCCGACCTTGCCCGGTTGGCGGTTCCCTCCCCCGCTAAAGCCCTGGACTCCTGGGAATATATTGACGCCGTGGCTTCCCGGCTGTCCTAATCCCGCTTAAGGGCGCTGTCAAAGGCCACGGTGGAGGCGGAAAAGTTGATCCGCCGGACATATTCGCAGCTTTCTGTTGCGCCTGCTTCCCGGTTCATGCCGCTGTCTTCCCATTCCACCGAAAGGGGGCCGGTGTAGCCTGCGGCGTTTAGTTCGCGGATAATACCGTCAAAGTCCACATTGCCATGCCCCAGGGAAACAAAGTTCCAGGCCCTCCTGGTATCCCCAAAGGGCAGGAAGGAACCCAGGATACCCCCAAGTTCATTTTTAAAAAGCTTAACATCCTTCATGTGGACGTGGTAGATCTGCTTTGCAAACTTCCGCACAAATACTGTTTCGCTCACCCCCTGCCATACCAAATGGCTGGGATCAAAATTAAGGCCCAGGGTTTTCCGGTACTTAAATTTTTCCAGAAGCCGCTTGGTGGTGTAATAATCAAAGGCGATTTCCGAAGGGTGCACCTCCAGGGCAAACTTTACCTTACATTCATCAAAGACATCAAAGATAGGCGTCCAGAGATCGTAGATCTTCTGAAACCCCGCTTCGATCATTTCTTCCGATGTTTGGGGGTAGGAATACCACCGTGCCCAAATGGGGGAGCCGGTAAAACCGTTTACCACCTTTACGCCGAATTTCTTCGCCGCCCGGGCGGTGTTCTTCATCTCTTCAACAGCCCAGTCCCGGATCTCCTTAGGCTTCCCCGCAAGCCGGCTTGGGGCAAAATTGTCCAGCCGTTCGTCCCAGAGATCCCCCACGCATTGCCCGGTTAGATGGGCGCTTATGGCCTGGCATTTCAAACCATATTTTTTTAGGGTTTCCCATACCTTGGGTATATATCCATCATCTTTTAAGGCCTTTGAAACATCAAAATGCGCATGGGTTGCCAATTCCAAACCATCGTATCCCATTTTTTTCGCCAGGACGCACAATTCTTCCAGGGAAAGATCCCCAAATTGTCCCGACGCAAGCGTAACTATTCTAGTCATCATTCCTCCTATTTGATCTGCACAGGCTTCTTTGATGAAGCTGATTTATACATGGCGTCAATTATCTTCATCAACACTAAGGCTTCTTCCGGTTTATTTAATGGCTCGGCTTTGCCGGAAATGGCCTGCACAAAATTGGCGGCATTGGCCACCCGGCCCATGTGTTCATCCTTTTCGGTTTTAATGTCCAGATCCACCTGGTTGCCGAATTCTTCGGTAAAGAGACGACAGCTATCTATACAGGTTTCATCAATACCCTCAATTTCAAAGAGCCGTTCCACCTTACCCCCGGCCTTAGTTCCCTGGAAGGTAACGGACACCACTTCCCGTTCATTAAACTCCGCCCAGGAATTGCGGATCTGGAGGCTCTGTCCTGTTTTGAAGGTAAGCATGGCATGGCAGGATGATTCCACATCCGTAACCCCCTTGGCCGCATCGGGGATACCCCAGGGTCCTTTGAATGCCTTGTTGTCCATAAAGTCGTAGAAAGCAGTACCCAGGAGATAGTCCGGTTCGGGGTAGCCCATGAAGTACAACGCCAGATCAAGCATGTGGGGCAGATCGATAACCGGACCGCCCCCCGAGAGGGCCTTGTTGGTAAACCAACCGCCGAATCCGGGAATGCCCGCACGCCGAATCCATGTAGCCTGGGCGGAATTAATGGTCCCCACCCTCCCCTTTTTGATGTACTTAATGATAGCCTGGGACTCCGGCCGAGCCCGGTTATTAAAATCAAACATAAGTTGTTTCTTTGCCTGTTTCGAGGCGGCCAGCATTTCTTCCATCTCTCCGGCGTTCAGGGCCGGCGGTTTTTCGCAATACACATGCTTGCCCAGTCCCAGGGCTTCAATTACCAGGGGTTTATGAAATTTATTTGGGGTAATTATTGAAACCGCATCCAGATTAGGGCATGCGCTAACCATTTCCGTAAGGCTGGAATAAACCTTGCCTATGCCCCGCTTTTCCGCAAAACCCTTAGCGCGGCCCGGATCCGCATCTGCCATGGCAATCACCTCGGCGCCGGCCTTGATAAAGCCTTCATAATGGTAAAAAGCCATCCCTCCGGCCCCGACAATTCCAACTTTAATTTTTCCCATAAACGCACTCCTTATTTTCAAAACCGTTAATACCGTATGGATTCCCTTTTCTGAATTCGGTATTGTAAAAACGACAGCCAAATGTACCACAGTTGCAGGCGCATTGCAAGGTTGAACCAGTGCCGGCGGATCATCAATAAATCCCGACTTCGTACGGAGTGCGACGGGGTCCAAACGTTTAGACCTATAAAGGTAAAGGATTTCAATCCGCGTACCTATACTATTCTGTATTTAAACGATCCGCATCAATACGATAGGAAAAAAGTATTCGTATCCAAAGTGATACATTCAAAACTTTTGGGACATAGTCGAGGGGACAGGATTTTAAATTCCTCAGATTCTCAATTGTCCATTGTATATCATCAAATATCCTGCTAATCATGAGAGTTTACAGGTGGGTTCGTTTGAACGGCATAATTACATGCCTACCCTCCTCCACCCTCTTGACACCGGTTTTCAAATCCTGTATCCTAATATAGTTGGATTATAGAATTTATGAGAGATTAGCTCATCTGGATAGAGCGTCAGCCTCCGGAGCTGAAGGTGGCACGTTCGAGTCGTGTATCTCTCATCCCCCTTTTGGGGGTTTTTTTATGTTTCCTTTGTTAGCCTATTTTTTCTAATTCATTACTACATATAGACTTAGCAAATTTCTCATTTTCCCTTGTTGACTTATGTTTTCCTTTGTTATAGTCTTTTTTGTAGACGTATTGTAGAACGTTTTAGGGGGTCAATATGGGAGTGAAAATTCGGCAAAAACGGCAAAAATTGTACTTGGATATTTACGTGAATGGGAGCCGAAAATGGGAGTCATTGAAGCTGACCTTGACCGGAGATCCAGACCAGGACAAGGATATTTTGCGAAAGGCCAAGTATGCAAGGTCTGTGAGGGAAGGGCAGCTTTTTGACGGGCAGTGGGGATTGCAGGATCAGACAGGGGCAAAGAAAACCCTTTTCAAGTTTATCGAAAAAATGGGGGAGGGCCGGGATAAAAAAAAGGATAGAATTTGCAAAGTGCTGCCTTATCTTGAGAAATACCCTGGTGGCATCTCAATTCAGATTGGGCAGGTCAATGCCAAGTGGTTTACCAATTTTCAAAACTATCTCGTAAAGGATTCGGGATTAAACGAAACATCGGCTAATTCTTATGCCTTTGCGGTTCGCATGGCCCTAGCCCAAGCCGTCCGGGAAAATGTCCTTGTCAGTAACCCGGCGGAGGGGATCAAGTCGATTGCCGTTCCTGAACCAGACAGAGAATTCTTGTCCCTGGCGGAGGTTCAAAAACTTTTTAAGACCCCGATAAATGGGAAACTTGGCGAGGATGTAAAACGGGCTTTTCTTTTTTCGTGTTATTGCGGATTACGGGTGTCGGATTTAAAGTCCCTAAGCTGGGGAGACATTGAAAGAACCCAAAGCGGCGCTCAGATTGTTAAGCGGCAGATAAAAACTAAAAAGAGGGTCATTATTCCCCTTCATAATTCCGCATGGGCGCTTATAAACGATAACCAGATCCACCATCATTCAGAACCAGTCTTTCCATTATTGGCGGCGGTTAAGTCCGATACCAACCGAAACCTAGTGCCATGGACCCAAAAAGCCGGAATTGAAAAGAAAATTACTTGGCACGCTGCCCGTAGATCTGCCGCTTCCCTGCTGCACGAAATGGGGGTGGACGTTTACACGATTCAAAAGCTCCTAGGCCATGCCAAGGTTTCAACAACGGCATTGTATACGGCAGTCTCTGATCAGAGCTTACGAAAAGCCATTGATTCCCTGCCGCCTATCGAGATTTTGGAGGGGAACAAGTAGAATGCTGGATAAAGAAAAACGACGATCTCTTTTGCGGTGTACAATACTCATGCTTGCCGATTGGTTGTATAACTTTAAGATAGGATTATCATTCACAAAGGATTCTGACGATCTTACATTTCAAGAAGCCTATCGCTTCATGATAACATTTTTTTATGGCAGGGAAAAAATTACCGAACCTGACGAATTCCAATACATAAGAGAACTTGCGAATGTGTTGGATGTAGAAATATTCAAGGGTAATATACCAACACTTGAATCAATCGAAAATGCCATAAAAGAATTGACTAAGATGATTTGTTTACAATTCAGGGTTAGGCCGAGGTCAATACTAGAGGGTGATTTTAATAGAGATTCAATTATTAAAGATATAGATTGCATTGACGTAAACCTTTTAGTTACAGCAGCTCAAGAAGACGCATATTTTACCGAACCAGATGCAAGAATTATCACCAATAAAAGAAAATCCTCCTATATTGAATATTTGATTGATAAGGCTATGTTGTATCATGATGGTGTAAGGGTAGTAAAGAGCCTTGATGATGTAGCTATTGCTTTACATGATTATATAAATAGGTCAGATAATGCAGATGAATATTTAATATCACCTAAAGAAAGAAATTTTGATTGGCGTTTTCT from Treponema primitia ZAS-1 encodes:
- a CDS encoding DUF167 domain-containing protein codes for the protein MTNCLRIAGASILLDIKAVPGSSKSQIAGLSENRLRIKIAAAPEDGKANAELRSFLAKTLDCPKKDITLTAGEKSRLKTLALPLTVREKLEKIIANS
- a CDS encoding O-acetyl-ADP-ribose deacetylase; protein product: MITCTVEAVLGDITKLSVDAIVNAANSSLLGGGGVDGAIHRAAGPELLAECRRIAEARRDVEGGPCPAGEAVITGAYKLPCRKIIHTVGPVWYGGSRGEPALLASCYRNSIILARDSACHSIAFPNISTGVYGYPKELAVAVAIDAVMETLPKTPSITKLVFVCFDRVNLDLYNEKLGIRN
- a CDS encoding NADP-dependent isocitrate dehydrogenase, which gives rise to MAARIPMKNPIAEIDGDEMTRVLWALVKEKLLLPYVDLKTEYYDLSLTNREATGDAVTAESAHAISRLGVGVKCATITANNARKTEYGLKTLYPSPNATIRAILDGTVFRKPIVASCITPSVSTWKKPIVIARHAYGDIYKSAEMLIPGPGKVELVYTAADGSEKRTPVADMKGSGVVLGMHNLDESIKSFARACFLYAVNEKLPIWFSTKDTISKTYDGRFKELFNQIYETEFKDTCAAAGISYFYTLIDDAVARVVKGEGGFLWACKNYDGDVMSDMVASASGSLAMMTSVLVSPQGPVEYEAAHGTVQQHYYRWQKGEKTSTNPVALIFAWTGALAKRAELDNTPELGDFAKKLERAALAAIEAGEMTADLARLAVPSPAKALDSWEYIDAVASRLS
- a CDS encoding sugar phosphate isomerase/epimerase family protein; this encodes MTRIVTLASGQFGDLSLEELCVLAKKMGYDGLELATHAHFDVSKALKDDGYIPKVWETLKKYGLKCQAISAHLTGQCVGDLWDERLDNFAPSRLAGKPKEIRDWAVEEMKNTARAAKKFGVKVVNGFTGSPIWARWYSYPQTSEEMIEAGFQKIYDLWTPIFDVFDECKVKFALEVHPSEIAFDYYTTKRLLEKFKYRKTLGLNFDPSHLVWQGVSETVFVRKFAKQIYHVHMKDVKLFKNELGGILGSFLPFGDTRRAWNFVSLGHGNVDFDGIIRELNAAGYTGPLSVEWEDSGMNREAGATESCEYVRRINFSASTVAFDSALKRD
- a CDS encoding Gfo/Idh/MocA family protein; its protein translation is MGKIKVGIVGAGGMAFYHYEGFIKAGAEVIAMADADPGRAKGFAEKRGIGKVYSSLTEMVSACPNLDAVSIITPNKFHKPLVIEALGLGKHVYCEKPPALNAGEMEEMLAASKQAKKQLMFDFNNRARPESQAIIKYIKKGRVGTINSAQATWIRRAGIPGFGGWFTNKALSGGGPVIDLPHMLDLALYFMGYPEPDYLLGTAFYDFMDNKAFKGPWGIPDAAKGVTDVESSCHAMLTFKTGQSLQIRNSWAEFNEREVVSVTFQGTKAGGKVERLFEIEGIDETCIDSCRLFTEEFGNQVDLDIKTEKDEHMGRVANAANFVQAISGKAEPLNKPEEALVLMKIIDAMYKSASSKKPVQIK
- a CDS encoding site-specific integrase, producing the protein MGVKIRQKRQKLYLDIYVNGSRKWESLKLTLTGDPDQDKDILRKAKYARSVREGQLFDGQWGLQDQTGAKKTLFKFIEKMGEGRDKKKDRICKVLPYLEKYPGGISIQIGQVNAKWFTNFQNYLVKDSGLNETSANSYAFAVRMALAQAVRENVLVSNPAEGIKSIAVPEPDREFLSLAEVQKLFKTPINGKLGEDVKRAFLFSCYCGLRVSDLKSLSWGDIERTQSGAQIVKRQIKTKKRVIIPLHNSAWALINDNQIHHHSEPVFPLLAAVKSDTNRNLVPWTQKAGIEKKITWHAARRSAASLLHEMGVDVYTIQKLLGHAKVSTTALYTAVSDQSLRKAIDSLPPIEILEGNK